A genomic window from Blastococcus saxobsidens DD2 includes:
- a CDS encoding sugar ABC transporter ATP-binding protein, producing the protein MADGPGPGGGSRSGAPLLEMHGIVKTFPGVRALDGVDLDVRAGEVHCLLGQNGAGKSTLIKVLAGAHQPDAGTISWEGEPVTLGDPQAAMSRGIATIYQELDLVPGLTVADNVFLGREHARFGLARMASANRATADLLARLGHPEIRPTAELGSLSAASQQMVSMARALSQDARLIVMDEPSAVLDNEEVERLFGVIRELTADGVAVVYISHRLEEIRQVGDRITVLKDGRTVATGLPARETPTRQVITLMTGRDIEYVFPERSSAPRDGEPLLEVEDLGLRGRFADVSFTVRPGEIVGLAGLVGSGRSEILETICGARKPTAGTVRVAGRRLRPGDVAAAVAAGLGLAPEERKSQALLLGDSVARNISISSLRRFARAGFLSGRSEKQAAQEQVDALDVRPADVSREVRTLSGGNQQKVVLARWLLRDCRVLLLDEPTRGVDVGARSEIYALIRGLADRGVAVVVVSSEIPEVLGLADRVLVIADGSVVTEQPASALDEHRVLDLVMEKAAARSRAAGEGDVA; encoded by the coding sequence GTGGCCGATGGACCGGGGCCGGGAGGCGGCTCGCGCAGCGGAGCGCCGCTGCTCGAGATGCACGGGATCGTCAAGACCTTCCCCGGGGTGCGTGCGCTCGACGGCGTCGACCTCGACGTGCGGGCCGGCGAGGTCCACTGCCTGCTCGGCCAGAACGGGGCCGGCAAGTCCACGCTGATCAAGGTGCTCGCCGGCGCCCACCAGCCCGACGCCGGCACGATCAGCTGGGAAGGCGAGCCGGTCACGCTCGGCGACCCGCAGGCCGCGATGTCGCGCGGCATCGCCACCATCTACCAGGAGCTCGACCTCGTCCCGGGGCTCACCGTCGCCGACAACGTCTTCCTCGGCCGGGAGCACGCCCGGTTCGGCCTCGCCCGGATGGCGTCGGCCAACCGCGCCACCGCGGACCTGCTCGCGCGGCTCGGGCACCCCGAGATCCGGCCCACCGCCGAGCTCGGCTCGCTGTCGGCGGCGTCGCAGCAGATGGTCAGCATGGCCCGCGCGCTGTCCCAGGACGCCCGGCTCATCGTCATGGACGAGCCCTCGGCGGTGCTGGACAACGAGGAGGTCGAGCGCCTCTTCGGCGTGATCCGGGAGCTGACCGCCGACGGTGTCGCCGTCGTCTACATCTCCCACCGGCTCGAGGAGATCCGGCAGGTCGGCGACCGGATCACCGTCCTCAAGGACGGCCGCACGGTCGCCACCGGCCTGCCCGCCCGCGAGACGCCGACCCGGCAGGTCATCACCCTGATGACCGGGCGGGACATCGAGTACGTCTTCCCCGAGCGGTCGTCCGCGCCCCGGGACGGCGAGCCGCTGCTGGAGGTCGAGGACCTGGGCTTGCGCGGCCGGTTCGCCGACGTCTCCTTCACCGTGCGGCCCGGCGAGATCGTCGGGCTCGCCGGGCTGGTGGGCTCGGGCCGGTCGGAGATCCTGGAGACCATCTGCGGCGCGCGGAAGCCGACGGCGGGCACGGTGCGGGTCGCCGGACGCCGGCTGCGTCCCGGGGACGTCGCCGCCGCGGTGGCCGCCGGGCTGGGACTCGCCCCCGAGGAGCGCAAGAGCCAGGCCCTGCTGCTCGGCGACTCGGTGGCCCGCAACATCAGCATCTCGAGCCTCCGCCGGTTCGCCCGCGCGGGCTTCCTCTCCGGCCGCTCGGAGAAGCAGGCGGCGCAGGAGCAGGTGGACGCGCTGGACGTGCGCCCGGCGGACGTCAGCCGTGAGGTGCGCACGCTGTCGGGCGGCAACCAGCAGAAGGTCGTGCTCGCCCGGTGGCTGCTGCGCGACTGCCGCGTGCTGCTCCTCGACGAGCCCACCCGAGGTGTCGACGTCGGCGCGCGATCGGAGATCTACGCGCTGATCCGCGGCCTGGCCGACCGCGGGGTCGCCGTCGTCGTCGTGTCGAGCGAGATCCCCGAGGTGCTCGGGCTGGCCGACCGGGTGCTGGTCATCGCCGACGGCTCCGTCGTCACCGAGCAGCCCGCGTCCGCGCTCGACGAGCACCGCGTGCTCGACCTGGTCATGGAGAAGGCGGCCGCCCGGTCGCGCGCCGCCGGAGAAGGAGACGTGGCATGA
- a CDS encoding substrate-binding domain-containing protein, with the protein MTAARRRPTRRLTTQTAVALIGAGALLAGCTSNEPADTGAADTDAVASSNDEVGETVRIGFSAPAADHGWMAAITEAAREQAEQYEDVELTVAEGTNDVSTQIAQVETFINEGVDAIVLLPFDGAALTPVALEAMEAGIPVINVDREFSSPFASRSTILGDNYGMGVSAGTYVCSRLGDQPDAVVAEIAGIDSLPLTQDRSQGFADALADCGLDVDNRVAAEFTVESGEEAAANLLQAAPEIDAIWNHDDDQGVGVLAAIENAGRDEFFMVGGAGSANAMREIQSGDSVLEATVIYPSTQAADGISLARLIAQDKSMSDLVSQGVPKRIMLAAPVVTAENVDQYLDNAFES; encoded by the coding sequence ATGACCGCAGCGAGGCGGCGCCCGACCAGGCGCCTGACCACCCAGACCGCGGTGGCGCTCATCGGCGCCGGCGCGCTGCTGGCCGGTTGCACGAGCAACGAGCCCGCGGACACCGGGGCAGCCGACACCGACGCCGTCGCCAGCTCCAACGACGAGGTCGGCGAGACCGTGCGCATCGGGTTCTCCGCCCCGGCCGCCGACCACGGCTGGATGGCCGCGATCACCGAGGCCGCCCGCGAGCAGGCCGAGCAGTACGAGGACGTCGAGCTCACCGTCGCCGAGGGCACCAACGACGTCAGCACCCAGATCGCCCAGGTCGAGACGTTCATCAACGAGGGCGTCGACGCGATCGTCCTGCTGCCCTTCGACGGCGCCGCGCTCACCCCGGTCGCCCTGGAGGCCATGGAGGCCGGCATCCCGGTGATCAACGTCGACCGGGAGTTCTCCAGCCCGTTCGCGTCCCGGTCGACGATCCTCGGCGACAACTACGGCATGGGCGTCTCGGCCGGCACCTACGTCTGCTCCCGCCTGGGCGACCAGCCCGACGCCGTCGTCGCCGAGATCGCCGGCATCGACTCCCTGCCGCTGACCCAGGACCGCAGCCAGGGCTTCGCCGACGCCCTGGCCGACTGCGGCCTCGACGTCGACAACCGGGTCGCGGCGGAGTTCACCGTCGAGTCCGGCGAGGAGGCGGCAGCCAACCTGCTGCAGGCCGCGCCGGAGATCGACGCCATCTGGAACCACGACGACGACCAGGGCGTCGGCGTGCTGGCCGCCATCGAGAACGCCGGCCGCGACGAGTTCTTCATGGTCGGCGGCGCCGGCTCGGCCAACGCCATGCGGGAGATCCAGTCTGGGGACTCCGTGCTCGAGGCGACGGTCATCTACCCGTCGACCCAGGCGGCCGACGGCATCTCCCTGGCCCGCCTGATCGCCCAGGACAAGAGCATGTCCGACCTGGTGTCCCAGGGCGTGCCGAAGCGGATCATGCTGGCGGCGCC
- a CDS encoding cupredoxin domain-containing protein translates to MSRSTRSRSGDSRRMPRTAATLVLAGTLAAASACGGSPETETADAAPTSAQSPSSSSPSSSTPSPSSSAAPSAAESAVGTITATEEDFSISVDQESVPAGSYEIEVVNAGGASHDLVVERDGEDVAATEILSPGDSGTVMVDLEPGEYIFYCSVGAHRAMGMEITIEVT, encoded by the coding sequence ATGTCCCGTTCCACCCGTTCCCGATCCGGTGACTCCCGGCGGATGCCCCGGACCGCCGCGACGCTCGTCCTCGCCGGCACCCTCGCCGCCGCGTCGGCCTGCGGCGGGAGCCCGGAGACCGAGACCGCGGATGCCGCGCCGACGTCCGCGCAGAGCCCGTCGTCCTCGAGCCCGTCGTCCTCCACCCCGTCACCCTCGAGCTCGGCCGCGCCGTCCGCCGCCGAGAGCGCAGTGGGCACGATCACCGCCACGGAGGAGGACTTCAGCATCTCCGTGGACCAGGAGAGCGTGCCCGCCGGCAGCTACGAGATCGAGGTCGTCAACGCCGGTGGCGCGAGCCACGACCTCGTCGTCGAGCGCGACGGCGAGGACGTCGCCGCCACCGAGATCCTGAGCCCCGGGGACTCCGGCACGGTGATGGTCGATCTCGAGCCGGGTGAGTACATCTTCTACTGCAGTGTCGGGGCCCACCGCGCGATGGGCATGGAGATCACCATCGAGGTGACCTGA
- a CDS encoding xylulokinase, whose amino-acid sequence MTLVAGIDTSTQACKVVVRDAGSGKLVRSGRAPHPQGTEVAPQAWEEAFREAAAAAGGLDDVAAVAVGGQQHGMVCLDERGEVVRDALLWNDVRSAPAAAELIRELGDGDEAAGRRAWADAVGLVPVASFTASKLRWLADAEPANADRTAAVCLPHDWLTWRLSADRDLRTLVTDRGDASGTAYWSARTGEYRLDLLERAMRGRRPAVPRVAGPAERVGALAGGSAVLGPGTGDNAAAALGLAARPGDVVVSIGTSGVVSAVTPTAVADVTGTVAGFADATGNHLPLVATLNAARVLDAAAALLGVDHETLSELALSAPSGADGLVLVPYLEGERTPNVPHATGSVHGLTLRTSTPAHWARAAVEGLLCGLADGIEAVVAQGVTVERVLLIGGAARSPAVQQLAPGIFGRPVLVPPPGEYVADGAARQAAWVLSGAEAAPEWSQPGLAEFDAPAATAVRERYAEVRGRTDGQ is encoded by the coding sequence ATGACCCTCGTGGCGGGAATCGACACCTCGACCCAGGCCTGCAAGGTGGTGGTCCGGGACGCCGGCTCCGGGAAGCTCGTCCGCTCCGGGCGCGCACCGCACCCCCAGGGAACCGAGGTCGCCCCGCAGGCCTGGGAGGAGGCGTTCCGTGAAGCGGCCGCGGCCGCCGGTGGGCTCGACGACGTGGCCGCCGTCGCCGTCGGCGGCCAGCAGCACGGCATGGTGTGCCTCGACGAGCGGGGCGAGGTGGTCCGCGACGCGCTGCTGTGGAACGACGTGCGCTCCGCGCCGGCCGCGGCCGAACTGATCCGCGAGCTCGGCGACGGCGACGAGGCCGCGGGCCGCCGGGCCTGGGCCGACGCCGTCGGCCTGGTGCCGGTCGCCTCGTTCACCGCTTCCAAGCTGCGCTGGCTGGCCGACGCCGAACCGGCCAACGCCGACCGGACCGCCGCGGTCTGCCTGCCGCACGACTGGCTGACCTGGCGGCTGTCCGCCGACCGCGACCTCCGCACGCTGGTCACCGACCGCGGGGACGCCAGCGGCACCGCCTACTGGTCGGCCCGCACCGGTGAGTACCGGCTGGACCTGCTGGAGCGCGCCATGCGCGGGCGTCGGCCCGCCGTTCCCCGGGTGGCCGGACCGGCCGAACGGGTCGGCGCGCTCGCCGGCGGCAGCGCCGTCCTCGGTCCCGGCACCGGCGACAACGCGGCCGCGGCCCTGGGGCTGGCGGCGCGGCCCGGTGACGTCGTCGTCTCCATCGGCACGTCCGGCGTGGTGTCGGCCGTGACCCCGACCGCGGTCGCGGACGTGACCGGCACCGTCGCCGGCTTCGCCGACGCCACCGGCAACCACCTCCCCCTGGTCGCCACCCTGAACGCCGCCCGGGTGCTCGACGCCGCGGCCGCACTGCTGGGCGTGGACCACGAGACGCTGTCGGAGCTCGCGCTGTCGGCACCCTCGGGTGCGGACGGGCTGGTCCTCGTCCCGTACCTCGAGGGCGAGCGGACGCCGAACGTCCCCCACGCCACCGGCTCGGTGCACGGGCTCACGCTGCGGACCTCGACGCCGGCGCACTGGGCGCGGGCCGCGGTGGAGGGGCTGCTCTGCGGGCTGGCCGACGGCATCGAAGCGGTCGTCGCCCAGGGCGTGACCGTGGAACGGGTGCTGCTGATCGGCGGCGCGGCGCGCTCCCCTGCGGTGCAGCAGCTGGCCCCGGGCATCTTCGGCCGGCCGGTGCTGGTGCCCCCGCCCGGCGAGTACGTGGCCGACGGCGCGGCCCGGCAGGCGGCCTGGGTGCTCTCGGGCGCCGAGGCCGCACCGGAGTGGTCGCAGCCGGGGCTCGCCGAGTTCGACGCCCCCGCGGCGACCGCCGTGCGGGAGCGCTACGCGGAGGTGCGCGGCCGGACCGACGGCCAGTAG
- a CDS encoding ROK family transcriptional regulator: MGTGPSRYDGSSERHIPADQATVRRTNLGLVLRHLRDSGPRSRARIAQETGLNKATVSSLVAELAERRLVSTGDVDRAGSVGRPGLTVHLDGACVCGIGVELNVDYAAALVLDLRGQVLFEQRLALDVPALGAERTLDAVAGLVTEAVAATAGRGARPVGLTVAVAGLVRSVDGVVTLAPNIGWRDVAVLDGLRARLDVDFPIRVENDANLSAIAEWAMGSEARTPDLVYLTGEVGVGGGVIVAGRLLRGAGGLSGEVGHTSLGDPDAVCGCGRRGCWETVVGLAALLRAAADPGDPVHDPGRDLEARLAEVARRAGDGDLRTLAALQQVGRSLGTGAAVLVNLFNPGVVILGGYFAVLGPFFLEPLQAELEARVLGPGVAGARVALSTLGFTAAVRGGAHVALETVFDDPTLVPVPAALEPAGAR; encoded by the coding sequence ATGGGAACCGGACCGTCCCGGTACGACGGGTCCTCGGAGCGGCACATCCCGGCCGACCAGGCCACCGTGCGGCGCACCAATCTCGGGCTGGTGCTGCGCCACCTGCGCGACTCCGGCCCCCGCTCCCGCGCCCGGATCGCCCAGGAGACCGGGTTGAACAAGGCGACGGTCTCCAGCCTCGTGGCGGAGCTGGCCGAACGGCGGCTGGTGAGCACCGGGGACGTCGACCGGGCCGGCTCGGTCGGCCGCCCCGGCCTGACCGTCCACCTGGACGGCGCCTGCGTCTGCGGCATCGGCGTGGAGCTGAACGTCGACTACGCCGCCGCACTGGTCCTCGACCTGCGCGGCCAGGTGCTGTTCGAGCAGCGCCTGGCCCTCGACGTCCCCGCGCTCGGTGCCGAACGCACGCTGGACGCGGTGGCCGGGCTGGTCACCGAGGCCGTCGCGGCGACCGCCGGGCGGGGCGCCCGCCCGGTCGGCCTCACCGTGGCCGTCGCCGGCCTGGTGCGCAGCGTCGACGGCGTCGTGACGCTCGCGCCGAACATCGGTTGGCGGGACGTCGCCGTCCTGGACGGGCTCCGTGCGCGGCTGGACGTCGACTTCCCGATCCGGGTGGAGAACGACGCCAACCTCTCCGCCATCGCCGAGTGGGCCATGGGCTCGGAGGCGCGCACGCCCGACCTCGTCTACCTGACCGGTGAGGTCGGTGTCGGTGGCGGCGTGATCGTGGCCGGACGGCTGCTGCGCGGCGCCGGTGGGCTCTCGGGCGAGGTGGGGCACACCTCCCTCGGCGACCCGGACGCCGTCTGCGGCTGTGGCCGGCGCGGCTGCTGGGAGACCGTCGTCGGGCTGGCCGCCCTCCTGCGGGCCGCCGCCGACCCCGGCGACCCGGTGCACGACCCGGGCCGCGACCTGGAGGCCCGGCTGGCCGAGGTGGCCCGCCGGGCCGGGGACGGCGACCTCCGCACCCTGGCCGCCCTTCAGCAGGTGGGCCGGTCGCTGGGCACCGGCGCCGCCGTCCTGGTCAACCTGTTCAACCCCGGCGTGGTGATCCTCGGCGGCTACTTCGCCGTCCTGGGACCGTTCTTCCTCGAGCCGCTGCAGGCCGAGCTCGAGGCCCGGGTGCTCGGGCCCGGCGTGGCCGGGGCCCGCGTGGCGCTCTCGACCCTCGGCTTCACCGCCGCCGTCCGCGGCGGCGCCCACGTCGCCCTGGAAACGGTCTTCGACGACCCCACGCTGGTCCCCGTACCGGCCGCCCTCGAACCCGCGGGCGCCCGGTGA
- a CDS encoding ABC transporter permease, protein MSESSTATVTEGATSPAAGRGPGNGSGSGFLSGPIGRNLGLVIALGILCAVGAATAPDRFVDIDNVLTILRLAAVIGVVSVGMTFVIIGGGIDLSVGALVALSSVWATTLATQAIAQDFHWIVIVLTAILVGAGAGLVNGIVIAYGKIVAFIATLAMLAAARGLAEIISNRRTQILDNQAFHAFFDGDVFGVPTLVIIFALVAGAGWVLLNRTTFGRRTFAVGGNAEAARLAGIRVQRHTVWLYVLSGVTCGIAAVMLVARTTTGTSTHGLLYELDAIAAVVIGGTLLIGGRGTIVGTVFGVLIFTTLGNVFTLNNLSSSAQAVARGVIIVLAVLLQQRVATGGFSFRRKAGGVSSSGAGAGAAPGTPAGSVSGGTSEPGAPGGARPGGARPGGTTDRP, encoded by the coding sequence ATGAGCGAGAGCAGCACCGCGACCGTGACGGAGGGCGCCACCTCGCCGGCCGCCGGCCGCGGGCCGGGCAACGGCTCGGGATCGGGCTTCCTGTCCGGCCCGATCGGGCGCAACCTCGGCCTGGTCATCGCCCTGGGCATCCTGTGCGCCGTCGGCGCGGCCACCGCACCCGACCGGTTCGTCGACATCGACAACGTGCTCACGATCCTGCGGCTGGCCGCGGTCATCGGCGTGGTGAGCGTCGGCATGACCTTCGTGATCATCGGCGGCGGGATCGACCTCTCCGTGGGGGCGCTGGTCGCGCTGTCGTCGGTCTGGGCCACGACGCTGGCCACCCAGGCGATCGCCCAGGACTTCCACTGGATCGTGATCGTGCTCACCGCGATCCTGGTCGGCGCCGGTGCCGGCCTGGTCAACGGCATCGTGATCGCCTACGGCAAGATCGTCGCCTTCATCGCCACCCTCGCGATGCTCGCCGCGGCCCGCGGCCTCGCCGAGATCATCTCCAACCGGCGCACCCAGATCCTGGACAACCAGGCCTTCCACGCCTTCTTCGACGGCGACGTGTTCGGTGTGCCCACGCTGGTCATCATCTTCGCGCTGGTCGCGGGGGCCGGCTGGGTGCTGCTGAACCGGACGACGTTCGGCCGCCGCACCTTCGCCGTCGGCGGCAACGCCGAAGCGGCCCGGCTGGCCGGCATCCGGGTGCAGCGGCACACCGTCTGGCTGTACGTGCTGTCCGGGGTCACCTGCGGCATCGCCGCGGTGATGCTGGTGGCCCGGACGACGACCGGCACCTCCACGCACGGCCTGCTCTACGAGCTCGACGCCATCGCCGCCGTCGTCATCGGTGGCACGCTGCTCATCGGCGGCCGCGGCACGATCGTCGGCACGGTCTTCGGCGTGCTGATCTTCACCACGCTCGGCAACGTCTTCACGCTCAACAACCTGTCCAGCTCGGCACAGGCCGTCGCCCGCGGCGTGATCATCGTGCTCGCCGTCCTGCTCCAGCAGCGGGTGGCCACCGGTGGGTTCAGCTTCCGCCGGAAGGCGGGCGGCGTCTCGTCCTCCGGTGCCGGTGCCGGCGCCGCACCCGGCACGCCGGCCGGATCGGTCTCCGGCGGCACGAGCGAACCCGGGGCGCCCGGCGGAGCCCGTCCCGGTGGCGCCCGTCCCGGCGGCACCACCGACCGCCCCTAG
- a CDS encoding DUF4190 domain-containing protein: MSQQTPYEPATSPVQSTEYPPGQPAHGYDTPGFEPTPQRTNTMAILGLVFAFVFSPLGILFSALGLSQIKKRREGGRGLAIAGLILSIVFTLLALLAFFFVFAAVQEAAKTGATAETQAAAPVDEPAGDPSGVLAACEVIAPALGEFDAGVATVTTPEEYALLITDVRTTLEGAAASTSDPVFVQDVQLMSDNLQLTADAISTGEDPSYLDAALTEDDARVGEACVAAGY, encoded by the coding sequence GTGTCGCAGCAGACGCCCTACGAGCCGGCGACCAGTCCGGTCCAATCCACCGAGTACCCGCCGGGACAGCCGGCCCACGGCTACGACACCCCCGGCTTCGAGCCCACTCCCCAGCGCACCAACACGATGGCGATCCTGGGCCTGGTCTTCGCCTTCGTGTTCAGCCCGCTGGGCATCCTGTTCAGCGCCCTCGGCCTGAGCCAGATCAAGAAGCGGCGCGAAGGCGGCCGCGGTCTGGCCATCGCCGGGCTGATTCTGTCGATCGTCTTCACGCTCCTCGCCCTGCTGGCCTTCTTCTTCGTCTTCGCGGCGGTCCAGGAGGCCGCGAAGACGGGTGCGACGGCGGAGACCCAGGCCGCGGCCCCGGTCGATGAGCCGGCCGGGGACCCCTCGGGCGTGCTCGCGGCGTGCGAGGTCATTGCTCCTGCCCTGGGCGAGTTCGACGCGGGCGTGGCGACCGTCACCACGCCTGAGGAGTACGCGCTGCTCATCACCGACGTGCGCACCACGCTCGAGGGTGCGGCCGCCAGCACCTCGGACCCGGTGTTCGTCCAGGATGTGCAGCTGATGTCGGACAACCTGCAGCTGACCGCGGATGCCATCAGCACCGGCGAGGACCCCTCGTACCTGGACGCCGCGCTGACCGAGGATGACGCCCGCGTGGGCGAGGCCTGCGTCGCAGCCGGCTACTGA
- a CDS encoding ROK family protein, which produces MASTSASAGVLLRHVRTGRARSRADLVALTGASRNTVSARVDQLISANLLEEGGRGWSTGGRPPTLLRFNSRAGCVLAVDLGVTSVDVAVTDLSAQILGTVGHPIDIADGPGPVLAEVDRLAQQVLAEVGLTPGDVCAVGVGVPGPVEFSTGRPSHPPIMPGWHDYPVPSAFGRYDCPVYVDNDVNVMALGEMGVAGSVQDVLVVKVGTGIGCGIIVDGRVYRGAQGSAGDIGHIHVAQPDGRTVVCRCGQDNCLEAIAGGGALLRDAVAAGLPVATVREVVRLAAQGDGVALGLVRDAGRTIGTVLASLVNFFNPHRIVMTGGVAQAGVPLLAGIREAVYRRSMPLAARALEVTVSEAPDLSGRVGAALMAIEEFLDEDSVQALAR; this is translated from the coding sequence GTGGCGTCCACCTCTGCCTCGGCCGGCGTGCTGCTGCGCCACGTGCGCACCGGCCGCGCGCGCAGCCGCGCCGACCTCGTGGCGCTGACCGGCGCATCCCGGAACACGGTGAGTGCGCGGGTGGACCAGCTGATCTCGGCGAACCTCCTGGAGGAGGGCGGCCGGGGCTGGAGCACCGGCGGGCGCCCCCCGACCCTGCTGCGGTTCAACAGCCGGGCAGGATGCGTGCTGGCGGTCGACCTCGGGGTGACCAGCGTCGACGTCGCCGTCACCGATCTGTCCGCCCAGATCCTGGGCACCGTCGGTCATCCCATCGACATCGCCGACGGGCCCGGGCCGGTGCTGGCGGAGGTGGACCGGCTGGCGCAGCAGGTGCTGGCCGAGGTCGGGCTCACCCCTGGCGACGTGTGCGCGGTCGGCGTCGGGGTACCTGGGCCGGTCGAGTTCTCGACCGGCCGGCCCTCGCATCCGCCGATCATGCCGGGCTGGCACGACTACCCGGTGCCCAGCGCCTTCGGGCGCTACGACTGCCCGGTCTACGTCGACAACGACGTGAACGTGATGGCCCTGGGGGAGATGGGCGTCGCCGGATCGGTGCAGGACGTGCTGGTCGTGAAGGTCGGCACCGGCATCGGCTGCGGGATCATCGTCGACGGCCGGGTCTACCGCGGTGCGCAGGGTAGCGCCGGCGACATCGGGCACATCCACGTCGCGCAGCCGGACGGGCGCACCGTCGTCTGCCGGTGCGGGCAGGACAACTGCCTGGAGGCGATCGCGGGCGGGGGAGCGCTGCTCCGGGACGCCGTCGCGGCGGGGCTGCCGGTCGCCACGGTGCGCGAGGTGGTGCGGCTGGCTGCGCAGGGCGACGGGGTCGCGCTCGGGCTGGTCCGGGATGCGGGCCGCACGATCGGCACCGTGCTGGCCTCGCTGGTCAACTTCTTCAATCCGCACCGCATCGTCATGACCGGCGGCGTCGCCCAGGCCGGTGTGCCGCTGCTCGCCGGCATCCGGGAGGCCGTCTACCGGCGGTCCATGCCGCTGGCCGCCCGGGCGCTGGAGGTCACCGTCAGCGAGGCTCCCGACCTGTCCGGACGCGTCGGTGCCGCCCTGATGGCCATCGAGGAATTCCTCGACGAGGACTCCGTCCAGGCCCTGGCGCGATGA
- the xylA gene encoding xylose isomerase, with protein MTDRFTPSKDDKFSFGLWTVGWQGVDVFGGPVRPLLDPVEAVHRLAELGAAAVTFHDDDLVPDDATRDATLERFKKALAETGVGVEMATTNLFGAPVFRDGGFTANDRAVRRYAIAKVLRNIDLAAELGAKTYVLWGGREGAESGGTKDVAAALDRYKEALDVLCAYVRDKGYDIRFALEPKPNEPRGDILLPTIGHAIAFIDELEEPDRVGLNPEVGHEEMAGLNFAHGIAQALWHGKLFHVDLNGQHGPRFDQDLRFGAGNLRGAFWTVDTLLGAGTGKAYDGYLHFDYKPPRTEDMDGVWETARACMRNYLILKEKAQAFRADPEVVEALEAARVGELAVPTLAEGESLDALRTEAHDPETLGARGLQFERLDQLAMEHLLGVR; from the coding sequence ATGACCGACCGATTCACTCCCAGCAAGGACGACAAGTTCAGCTTCGGTCTCTGGACCGTGGGCTGGCAGGGCGTCGACGTCTTCGGCGGCCCGGTCCGCCCGCTGCTGGACCCGGTGGAGGCCGTGCACCGGCTGGCCGAGCTGGGTGCCGCCGCCGTCACCTTCCACGACGACGACCTGGTGCCCGACGACGCCACCCGCGACGCCACGCTGGAGCGCTTCAAGAAGGCGCTGGCCGAGACCGGCGTCGGCGTGGAGATGGCCACGACCAACCTGTTCGGCGCCCCGGTGTTCAGGGACGGCGGCTTCACCGCAAACGACCGCGCCGTCCGCCGGTACGCGATCGCCAAGGTGCTGCGCAACATCGACCTGGCCGCCGAGCTGGGCGCCAAGACCTACGTGCTGTGGGGCGGCCGCGAAGGTGCGGAGTCCGGTGGCACCAAGGACGTCGCCGCCGCGCTCGACCGGTACAAGGAGGCCCTCGACGTCCTGTGCGCCTACGTGCGCGACAAGGGCTACGACATCCGGTTCGCCCTGGAGCCCAAGCCCAACGAGCCGCGCGGTGACATCCTGCTGCCCACGATCGGGCACGCGATCGCCTTCATCGACGAGCTCGAGGAGCCCGACCGCGTCGGCCTCAACCCCGAGGTCGGGCACGAGGAGATGGCCGGGCTCAACTTCGCCCACGGGATCGCCCAGGCGCTGTGGCACGGCAAGCTCTTCCACGTCGACCTCAACGGCCAGCACGGCCCGCGCTTCGACCAGGACCTGCGCTTCGGTGCCGGCAACCTGCGCGGTGCGTTCTGGACCGTCGACACCCTGCTGGGTGCCGGCACCGGCAAGGCCTACGACGGCTACCTGCACTTCGACTACAAGCCGCCGCGGACCGAGGACATGGACGGCGTCTGGGAGACGGCCCGCGCCTGCATGCGCAACTACCTGATCCTCAAGGAGAAGGCGCAGGCGTTCCGCGCCGACCCGGAGGTCGTCGAGGCGCTGGAGGCCGCGCGGGTCGGCGAGCTCGCCGTCCCGACGCTGGCCGAGGGCGAGAGCCTGGACGCGCTGCGCACCGAGGCCCACGACCCGGAGACCCTGGGTGCCCGCGGGCTGCAGTTCGAGCGGCTCGACCAGCTGGCCATGGAGCACCTGCTCGGCGTCCGCTGA